The Montipora foliosa isolate CH-2021 chromosome 10, ASM3666993v2, whole genome shotgun sequence genomic sequence GGACGGCTATTGCTACATCAGTTTTGcgagaaaaaaaatagacatgGCGGTATTGTGTTTCTCACACGATCCATGATTACAGATTACGGGGAAAAAATTGACGTAGTGGCATTTTGTTTCTACACGTTCCGCGATTTTGCATTAAGCGCGAGCAATCTTGGTTTCAGATCAATTAGAGGAGTTGTGCCATAATTTGGTGGGACCTGTATTATAAATTTAGACAATACGGATGGCTGATAGACCGAGGCCAAGTGAGAGAGGTAGACAGTTCTGGGTAATGGGCTTTTGACACAGTTTAAAATCACCgaaattaattgcttttaaCACTAATATGATAAAGCTATTGTATATACGAGCATTCGTAATTGAATTTTATATGCCAAGCAGTTACGAAACCGTCACATTACACAACACTGAGCAAGTAGTTACCATATCACTAATCGGACCGTGTTTAGAAAAGGACATGGCATTTGTCAACACAAtcgttttcgtgtttttaaCGCTTGCGATAATGGGACGACGTAAGtaaatacctttaaattacGAATTACTTTAGGGGTGCAGatatggcgcagtggtgagagcactgtgtgggttgagtttgttggttctctgctctgctccAATAGTTTTTTCTCTTAAAAAATGcgttagtttttttcatttcagtttacagcgtCCACAATTAGTTCTCCAGTGCAGGAAGGCTAGACACTTAAGTgacgttcctttttttttttttagttgtaaCCATCGTTAATCTTACTCAGTTTCAATATTGCGGTATACGTATGATATTCACAAATTACATTTCCTTCTGAATTGTCAACCTTTTCATGCGCCCATAAGCTCACCAAATCAATTCTTTATATCTTTTTGTTGATACAGCTAGACTATTCAAACCAAAAAGCATCATTTATTAAGACAGCTACCGCAAGATATTTTCAATACTAAGTCCGATTCCTTTGACGCCCTACTATACTTGATAACCCATTAACTAAAATATATGCCTCTTATGATCGTCTGTGGGAATATGCGATTATTAGTGGTAAAATAGCCACTGTGACCGCAAGACTCGAGACAACTTCAGTTGACGAGTGTGCTCAGTAAAGTCCGTCAATTTTGATCCAAACCTGAGGGTGGGTCATCCTATTTTAAACAGGTGCTCTCTTGGCACAGACTGAACTCATATGTCCTTTACTTGAGCCTCCCTAGATGCATTATTTAAAGCCAGAAGTCCTTTTTTgaggtaaagtaaagtaaagtaaaatccTTCGTGTATctaattatctaattacctactgaaaaatgaatgaaacataggaaattaatttactttatcGCAAATCTGATCTCCCTAAACATCGGACTAGATTTTGCTTTTGAATaaacttgtttaaaattacaagaattattaaaatattcttaaacaCAGTTCCACAGTACAACTCCTCTGtaacaaacagaatttttatgAAATAAGTGGAAAATCGTGGAACGACGGCCTTATTATGTCCTCTTAGTTTATACGGACTATTACGCCATACAATTAAATCCGAAATCATTGCGGGCATTTTATTCGCTGGCTATGTTATAGATTAGTTTGACAAGACTTCGTTTATACACGTCATAAATCGAGTCCCATTGTGTGAGTTCCATAACTTGTACTGATGGTGTGTCTCGcggcaaattaaaaattagcctTTCAGCATGGCAGTGCAGGGCTTGCAGGGATTTGATATAATCTAGGTTGTTACAATAACCGAGCTTGCTTCAAAAAATAAAGTTCGGAGATGACAAATTGGTATATATATTTCAAGCCATGCATGGGAACGGCAAAGGCAACGCAAACTTCACCACGAAAGATAACTTTGCCctatccatttttttttcccatcCCGTTGGAAAGAGTCGTTTTGAATACAGGAATATTTCTTTCATTAGCATTAGCCAATCGTTTTCTAACCTATAAGCCAATATTAAAACTGCATCGGATAATGAAATTTTCAGCACGGTTAAGTTATCAGAAACTGATCTTGACTTATATTAAGTTCGAACTTGTGGGGCGATAAGGTAGCATACCATGGAATATGTAGTCTCACTGAGTTAAGATGAGGATCTTATTGTCTTAAATCTGTATCTAATAACTGAATGCTCTTCTGAATCCAGCTATCAATTGCAATATGATTGTGAACTCCATCGTCCAAGAAGATATCAAATTAGACAGAAGAGTCACGGAAATTTCGAAGGTCTTAATATATCTCTCTTTATCTTAAAATTGAACCGAGGTCCGAAATGTCACATTTTCCCCATTAATTAGAGCAAAATACTATTTTTCTAAGTGACCAAccactcgaacttgactcggcGAACGTTGGCAAAATGATTCGAACttctttcaagagaccttgttattagaaggattggcacttcaacactttatcacgtaaggGCAATGTTAGGGTACCATGTGAGACATCAATTATTGCTCAACGAGATggagtcatttttgtgacgtaaacaGTTACCATGGAAGCAGGAAAGACtcgcaaaaacaccctatattttggctttagttgctcatctCTGAAAAACGACTTgagtgaccccaattttttattgcacaaaagttaTCATCAGGcgaagataaaactctctgcacaattttaaaaattctgtcaagcggattcagaaccaccttaaattttcaattatttaaggtggctctaaatctgctccacaattttttttttttttttaactttgcagaaagtttcattctggcatgctgatcacattttcacattttcacgtttttgagatatgagatGCTAAATCCAAAACGTAAGGTGCTTTtacagggctttcctgttgccacggtaactttttacgtcaccaaaatgaccgaatcttttcaGCAATAGTCGGTGTTTGATATGATACCATAACATCATTGATGTGAAGTGATAAAGTGCtttagtgtcaatccttctaataggAACGttcctttcaagtgttgaagctggttggagccaccttaaaattacagatttatctttctggtaatctcttcCCATTTTCCGAACTTCACTTGCAGTTGCAGTTCACTgtactggacaatttgtgttaattgtttgtGCAGCCCACGGATACACCCTTCTAGGCGTCTTGTAATAGCTATTCTACGAGTATTtgtaattagtatcacccaactagtggactaatgcaaatgctgaattttgattggctacgctactagaagAATATTAGTAACAGTCCTCGattagcgaaaagcgtgaccctttctttcgttttattcccaaataaatatttctccaacttgcatttgttaactttattattgccttttctgcccgactagttgggtgatactaaaacaattagacccttcgccctcaagggccacgggtcaatagccgaTTTGGCTTCGCCTCATAGGCTATTGGCCCGTGGACCTTGCGGGCTACgtgtctaattgttaattaacataCTCCAAGCAGTTACGAACTGTCCCATTTCACGACACTAAGGAAGCAGTGGTCATATCATTATCGGAACGTGTTTAGAGAATGGCAGTCGCCAATTGCAACACAGTCGTTTTCGTGTTTTTGATACTTGTAACAATGGGACAGGGTAAGTAGATAGCATTCAGTTACGAGTAACTTATTTTTTTACTATAGTTAATCTAATTTCAATATTGCGGTATACGTATGACATTAATAATAGCATTCGTGCGGAATTCTAAattttttcatgcgtctgtaaGCTCACCAAATCGACTTTTTCATAGGTACATATATGTTGACAAAGACGAATCGGATTCAAGCCGAAAAATATCATTTATTAAGACTCAACTACCACAAGCTATTTTCAATACTGAGTTTGATTCCCTTTAATTAAGCCCTTCGATATATGATTACgcattaactaaaatatttgcCTCGTAATAATCGTCTGTAGGAATATGCGAATCGTAGTGGTAAAATAGCCTCTTTGTCGGCAAGATTTGAGACAACTTGACGCGTGTCGTCAGTGAAATTGGTCAATTTCGAGTCAAACCCGACTGTTTGGAGTTGTTCAACTGGAATCTCTAATTGGAGAAAATGAGGAAGGGTACATGCAAGACAACGTGGAACGGGGAACGAGGAGTCTCTAAACTGAATGGGGAATTTCTAAAACGGAGAATACCTGAAATAAGAAAGACCCGATTAGGCAAATGATGTCCAGTGGATAACAAAAAGTATGACGTCCGGCAAAGATGACGTCGAATTATCCGAAAGCTATTCCAGATAGCAGGGAGGGGGGCTGTCGTGGCACGATGACTGGTCTGGTCCAGTTTCACTGTTATAGAAACATTGTGTTATTTCCTTTATAATGTGTGAGCAGTTTTGTATCAGAATAGATCTATAGCACTCCTTCCTTTTGACGATTCGCCATTTTTGAGATTCCCTTATTTATAAATTCTCCCTTCCAGggatttatcattttttgagaATTTCCGTTCTAGAGATTTCCCACTGAGTTCGGGGATTCCACGTTTCCAATTCCCCATTCGGCATTTTCCATTCCTCGAgcttcttattttatttttagaagtaGACGTTTCTTTTATCATATTCCCATTTCTGATATGTGATTATTTACAATATTATAGATATTGCATTCCAAAATCGTCTATATGAATAAGAGAAGAGATCGAACTGGAAAAATAACCACTGAAGAATTCGAACTGAGTTGAGACAACATGAACTATCTTCTGtgaaatcatagttaatagatttaggctggttatgaaactcgacaagtttctttgtttcatgtttggccttgaccctgcacataTCCCGagaaaaacacgcttttttcggcaggttaactaatcaaaagtttcgactaatttattcgaaattaacttgcgaaccaaaaacaaaagattgtgcagggtcacggtcggttcaacatctaattgggactgtattgttcctgcttttgaaattcccagggtttcataactaGTCCCCAGTTTAACTATAGTGAAATCGGTCAATTTTCAACCAAGTTTGGagatttttaatattttactcaAGCCTGGGTAGACTTGCCTGGGTTGTCTAATTAAATAGCTAGATAAACCTATCGGAAAGTACAAACTAGCaaataattgtatttttgaTGGTAAGCTGCGAAGTCGTCCTTTTTGTTAAATCATGGTCATCTGTGTCTTTTAATTAATATTACAACCGACTGGTAGATGGTTGGCCACTCGCAATCTTTGTAAATACCTTCCTCGAAATTCGGAACAATATATGCTTAAACTCGCTCATAGTTGAATTCCTAGCTTTGACACTAACAACTGACATGTCCACGAGAGGATTCCGATTTTATCTTCTAGTGTTGATAGTATCGTTTGGTGCCCTCACTCATCAAAGATACTATTAGCGCGAGAAGGCAAAATTCCtttccccaagcggccatgtaatgttctgtttattatgtaGATAATGATGATATGCCTAGATTAAAAACAAGTTGTTTGAATCATTTTCGAAATGGCGAAAAAGTGGTCACAAACCGCTTAAGCATGaatgttgtgtaattttaaacaagatatgaaagttgtGAAAAACAATTCATGCTAATGTCAAACTGGaccataaaaatgttaatgtggtAGAGAACAATTATACTACAGCACAATGAAAGGAAACCTCTCTTTTTATGGGCGACTTGCATGGTAGTGTCAGTTTACGACAGATACCAGAAtgctttgtcaaaatgcttTGTTATTCAGATTTTTCTTCTCTCCTGGGAACAACGAATTGTTTAAGCAGTCTGGTCTTctaaaggcctgtccaaacggtaaatgttttacggtaaaacatgctaaaacattgttgtttggcaaaacatttttccgtttgGTCACCtcgttttgtgctgtttaaacatgttttaccgTGTTGGGTAAGTTTTGAAGTCTGTTAaacattcgataaaacatcttaaaacatttcttttgttctcgtgtttggtcagcgatgttttgcgcgtttggacagatgcttaaaacatgtttgatgcgcgcatgcgtgttgactctattaggttgtttgtatccatggatacggtgAGCGTCACGAGCTCATTTCTCTCAAGATGGCGAACgaagaggacgttttagtcaatctgtcagaaaatgttatcgaagATAAGTCTACACCAAAGCGGAAAGGAAATAGAGTTAGGACAAGGAGATGGACTGACCAAGAGACGGACATTCTTATCgatatgtttgaggaaagcgcctgtctatgggacatatttagcaaagactatcacatgaactataagcgtgacaaagcttatgacaaaattcaggaagaactggacataccgattaccgagataaagaacttcgcagcttagtcgtgaaattgctaaaacaaaccaaaatgataaaacatgttttaagatgttttatgccgTGTTgccactctgtaaaacatcggcatgttttaacctaaaacatgtttaagcatgttttacggtaaaacatttaccggtttggacaggcctttagTAAATGACGATATCATGCACATCGCCTATTGTCATATCGTGTTAGTTCAGTAACGCATTAAAGAAAGACCTGGAATAAGAGAAATGGCGACTTTTCCGAAAGTGTCGAAATTGCGATTTTCCGAAATTTTGCAAAGGGGGGACCCTTATCAAGAGGCCAAAAATGGTTGATTCTTTATAcaaacttccgaaggctaaaaggCTATAGCTAGGATCCAAATACAAGTTGCCTAATatcctaattggtatggatcgAAAGCATAAAACTATCGCAGTTTTAAGTACATGGAGGTGGGTGCAtcaccatgaagtaatctacgAGTTTGGAAAAAATTGTCAACCGGCATTCTACACGGCTGGAGCCGATATTTGCACCACGTACCTGCTTTTCAATCATGCTCTAAACAAAGTTGAGTGGTCGAGGATTCTTCTTGTGCCACTCGACTGaaaatttatgcaaaatacaaGCCATGTGCTTgattctttcagctcttttagGAGCCTAAAATTAAATAGTATCGAAACACATGGAAAAAATCGTACCATTCGCTCCATTTATCCTTCCATTAGCCAAATTCCGAAATCCAGAAAATTTTTGTGTGTAGAAGCTGGAATCGTAGGCTTCGAATACTACTAAAATCAGGAATCTTGCTAGCCGGTGAGGAATCCGGAATCTCTTGAAGAGGTGGATTGAATTAAGGACATTAACCCCGAAATCCACAGTGAGGAATCCGGGGAATTCAAGATTACCTTTAATTAATTACTTTTCATTCGACTAAACTGTGTGCcataatataaaaataaataaaaaaaatcacttagTCCGAAAGTCTGTGACTTAGAGCAATCGACAAGAACTCTTCCTCTAAGTAGTGATTTTCGCAGTTGTTTTTAGATTTCTATTTCCCGCCTCAAAACTTAATTTTAATTATGGACTTGAGacagaaatagaggatattacatggccgcgcggggatacgaattttatcttcgagtgttgaaaatatttcacgagtaaGCGAGCCATTGATTGCCGGTTAAGTTGACGTTACTCGGCGAGAGAAGAAATTCTTTATAATAGTTGatctgagagaaaaaaaattcagaagagagatacagtcaactctctaagacggacaccaTCGGGACCGGCCTCAGCTGTCCGTCAGTCAGAGAGGTGTCCGGCTTATAGAGAGTCGACGTAACATGACCCCAGGAATTTTAAGATAATAACGCTGAACCTGTCTGTGTACAGTGAATACGCGTCTGTGTAAAGTTTCTTTTAAGTTGTTTACTTGAACGAAACCTACCTGTTTTAGATTTGTAATACAATTCGGTTGTCACCTTCAAGTTATTTTTCGAGTGGGACAATGACTGATTTAATTTAAACTTGTACTCACTGTTTGTATTCTGGTGACAAGATAAGAGCTGTCAATTAAACGTCTCAGGTGTTAAAAAGAGTCATGTAGAAGattttttcttccctaaatcgtaATTTGCGGTCACATTCAGCACCTCACAAGCGTCCCTTGACGATTTCAAAGTGTCCGCTGTTCGTCTTATGGAGGTGTCGGTCTTATAGAGAGTTTGGTTATAGTAAAGTGACTAAGAAACGGCCGGGACCAGCACcaggtgtccgtcttatagagGTGTCCATCTTACAGaggtgtccgttaagagagagttgactgtattatATGACTCATTCACGGCTCCTCTGTACATGGAATGAGCAActcagagttgatcacagagtTCAAGGATGGGTTTGACCGGGTGaacaatttaataattttagCGAGTACTACTACAGCAGTAAAGCCCACGCTAGCGCTGGGGGTTTACTGAAGAGTTGAGGCCATTCAAAGTTGAATAAAAACATGTTTTGTGTTTATTGGTGTGAAAATGGGAGCACGATTAGTTAACTGATTTAATTGGTGAGAACACGTTGCAAGGTCAGTACATAACATTTTGACGATCCTCTTTAATTGAGCTGTTCTTTCTCGTAGAAAGTGGTATTTCCTATATTGAcgaaatttcaaaaaatagtttgttttgttttgttttgttttttttcaagggTTTTTTCAACCTTCAGTCTGTTACACCAAGTATGGTTGTTTCAAGAACACTGCAGTTCCTTGGCTGTTGCCACAGAGCCCGTCTAAGATAAATACAGCGTTTTACTTATTCACAAGGCAAAACCGGGAAATCCCTCAAACTATTGAcgatgaaaacaaaagtaagctGGCCGCTTCTAATTACAACATCCTGCGCCATGAAACAATTTTCGTTGTTCATGGGTTTACAGGTAAGTTTTTTTAGAGCTACTATAAAatcattcaaaattattttatgtAGCATTCGCTTACACATAAGTTACATCTGTTTTATATTTTCAAGTAGAAAATATTAACAAGGAAAACATTAAGATTTCCgatttgcttattttttttgtattcaaaTAGAAAGCCAAACAATGATTTATCATGGGTGGGATATCTTCATTTACGTATTCATAGAAACCTCCCTTGCGTTATTCGAAACCCAAACCTTTCCGGCCGTTTTTCAGCCATTCAAATTCCCTATTTATCTTAAAGGCAGCTGTAGTATTCCCGAGAGTAATTAAGTATCCAAAGAAACAGATTTAATTCAACCAATTTCATTGCAAACGTAACATGGCCGCCGCTATCAAAAGAACATGGTTTTTCCTATCCCAACATACTTAGCGGCCCAATACATTACATCTCCCCTATCCTCAGAAAAATGCTCTCTTACAAGAATAAAGAAATCTCCACGAACAATAAAGTCAACTATACTAACGATGAAGTCTCTTCTTCTAAAACTTAAATGTTCAAACTGTATATAGTTCTGAAGAGAGAGAATCAGTGTTCATGTTCCccaaagaaaattaacaacataaTCTCTTAATCTCTCTGGCAATCTCCTTCTCCTCTGTGGTCTCTGATTCCTTGATGGTTCTGGTGCCGCTCCACCATTCTCCTGCAGATTGGGGCACTCCCGTCTACCCAGCAGCCCGGCAGTCGATTCTGGTACGGTTGGTTGGTAAGGTGATGGCACGGGGTCTAGTTCCTGCTGGGGTGTGGGGGGTGTTGACACAGAGTCTGACCCTTGTTGGAGTGTGGGATCTCCCTCTCTAATGTATTGCTTCACATGACTTGTGTTTCTGGAATACTGGTTCCCTGTTGGACTCTCTACCACGAGGCTGTTCCCAGTCTTGCTGACAACCTTACAGGGATTTGGGTTAAATGCTGTTCTGAGTTTGTTAGTCTTGTCTTGTTGGACAAGCACTTCATCACCCAGTTCAATGCTGGAAGGGCTAGCCCTGCGGTGTATGTCTGCGTAAGCTGTACTCTTAGCTTTCTGCTCAGCATCGCGATCGTGTAGTTCATAGTCATAGGCATGGCCGATGCTTAAATCAGGGATCTTCCCCTTGCAGGTGGAGTAACATTGCACGTCGCCCCTGTTTAGTTGGTGCTGTGGTTCCTTCGCTTATAATAAGCCCTTTCCCGTCCGCGTACAGTTCGAATGAAGTTAACCACCTCTTCCATCGGGAACCAATCGTCGCTGGATCAGATAAACAATCAAATTTCGGTAACACGCTCTTTTCCATTGCTTTTCGTCtctcctcgtcgccaatgtagaATTTCCGAGAGTAATAAAGTATCCAAACAAACAGATTTAACTCAACCAATTTCATTGCAAACGTAACATGGCCGCCGCtatcaaaagcacatggtttttCCTATCCCAACATACTTAGCGGCCCAATACATTACAGCAGCGATTAAAGGCATGCCGAAACTTTGTCATTTTATTACTTGTTGTCTCTTGTCTCAGAGAGTGTCGACGCCAGTCCATGGATGAAGACAATGAAGGACGCGTTACTAGATGCGGTAGACTGCAATGTGATTTTGGTTGACTGGTCTAAGGGTGCAGCTACAAATTATTTCCAAGCAGTGGAAAACACTCGGCTCATTGGTAGACAGATTGCTGTTCTTGCAATGTTCCTGATGTCCCAGAACAATGGTGGTCCCAGTTTGGGAGAGCGTTTCTACATCGTGGGCTTTAGCCTTGGGGCGCATGTTGCTGGATATGCTGGGAGCTATTTGAAAGAGCATCGTGTTACACTTGGTCGAATAACTGGTATTAGCAAATAAATTATCTTAAGGTTGCGGCTGAGTAGCCTAGGTTCTGAATGAGAGCGAGGCTGTCCTTACTTTGTTCCGGTTTAAGCCTCGCAACCTTTTTAACATAACGCAAATTAATTTGAACCAAATTATGCAGCAGCCGCGATATCATTACAGGTCAAACTGTAAAAGGCTATCATACCATTTTACTCTGTACTTGGAGACGAAAATGATTTGTCGATAAACGAAAGCGAGCATCAGAGAAATCTGAAAGCCAGTAAGGAACAATTTTCGAAATTATTTTTCTCCGGTGTGTGCATTTTCCAACGGATCTGCTTGTAACTGTTATATCCAGCGGTTtaaagttgtctttttttttttttttttttctggagttGAAGTTCCCTTCAAGTTGTTTTTGCTGTCACGTCTCGCTCCCCAAACCGCGCTTGTTACTCACACcttatttgttgttttcctgaCAAAACCCAGGTTTAGATCCCGCTGGCCCGCTATTTAACAAGGCGAAGGAAGAGTATCGCCTGGACAAAAATGATGCGACATTTGTGGACGTCATACACACTGATGCGGGGATTGCTGGCACCACTTTGAACATGGGTGACGCCGATTTTTACCCGAATGGTGGTCATAAACAGCCTGGCTGTCCATTCGTCAATATTGAAGGTACGTTTGTAGTCATTTTAGGGGTTGAAGCGATGTATAAAATTTCCCCAGGTTGAATGAGTCATTACGAATCCCGAGACTGAAAAAGACGATTTTAACTGAGAAACCAAAAAAAGTATCAAAATGTGAAACGCACGTGCATATCGtgcatatttatttttttctcattaaatACGCAGATTTGTATGGCGCGTTCAAACATGGCATTCAAACTTTCCAAACACTAACTTAAAGATTGACAAATCATTTCACCTTCttaagtcaatttgtaaatagctatAGGGTGATGACTTCTGTGTGCAAACTCGCATGTTAATGAAACATAATTTAAACAATGAGATCTGCGAAGATTCCCTTATAAAAACCACTGGTAACCCAAGCTATACGATTCGCGCGTTACATAATTTGAACATCATAACAACATGACCGTGATTTCGATAATGGTGAAATTAGAAAggtttgtatggggaaaaatGTGTCGAATTGGAAGGCAAAATCTGGAGTGATTTTTCAATAGAATTTTCTCACCTGAACTACTCTGTAGTTCCTTCCGTGTCTTTTGTTGTTTCCAGGTCGCGATCGACGATTTGAAGCAATTTCGTTAAGTTTGCGTTCCAGTTGCTCCTCTCTCTATTTTATCTTACCAAGAGTGCAAGAGAGGAAGCGATCGAATCCATTGACGGAAAACAGCCATAAATTCGTTCCAATGGCTCCGATCGCATCAGAACTTCAAGTGGACAACGGCAGATAGTAACAGAACACATCCATCGTAGGTTTCAGGGGACCATTAACTTGGCGAGGGAATTATTCCTGAATAATAATCACACTCGTTTCCGTCGAGATCCATCGAAATAGGTTTGACTCTAATCCGTTTCGATTTGGCTTAGCGACCCGGCTTGGGAGCGTTTCAGAAGGTAGTGGAGACATAAAGTTTAAGTCTGCGAGCAACATACCCG encodes the following:
- the LOC137973570 gene encoding inactive pancreatic lipase-related protein 1-like isoform X2 is translated as MAVANCNTVVFVFLILVTMGQGFFQPSVCYTKYGCFKNTAVPWLLPQSPSKINTAFYLFTRQNREIPQTIDDENKSKLAASNYNILRHETIFVVHGFTESVDASPWMKTMKDALLDAVDCNVILVDWSKGAATNYFQAVENTRLIGRQIAVLAMFLMSQNNGGPSLGERFYIVGFSLGAHVAGYAGSYLKEHRVTLGRITGLDPAGPLFNKAKEEYRLDKNDATFVDVIHTDAGIAGTTLNMGDADFYPNGGHKQPGCPFVNIEDPGDTLACDHMRAPEYYIATVKGPCHWIAYPCDSYKNFQNGKCLQCEPDGCSRMGYYADPSKSGKFYLNTNEEKPFCDERP
- the LOC137973570 gene encoding inactive pancreatic lipase-related protein 1-like isoform X1; this translates as MYGEFQRGMLNVTQSSESITLFQGFFQPSVCYTKYGCFKNTAVPWLLPQSPSKINTAFYLFTRQNREIPQTIDDENKSKLAASNYNILRHETIFVVHGFTESVDASPWMKTMKDALLDAVDCNVILVDWSKGAATNYFQAVENTRLIGRQIAVLAMFLMSQNNGGPSLGERFYIVGFSLGAHVAGYAGSYLKEHRVTLGRITGLDPAGPLFNKAKEEYRLDKNDATFVDVIHTDAGIAGTTLNMGDADFYPNGGHKQPGCPFVNIEDPGDTLACDHMRAPEYYIATVKGPCHWIAYPCDSYKNFQNGKCLQCEPDGCSRMGYYADPSKSGKFYLNTNEEKPFCDERP